Proteins encoded in a region of the Bacteroidota bacterium genome:
- a CDS encoding endonuclease, giving the protein MKKKITLFAILMAFTAIISFAQTTLPTSWACDPAALPNGWTTNLTDYYNSGSAGFFHNTAPACKFNSQGKFVMINFTDLPGTVSYWIRGTSGFAGGTFTVEESVDGSTWTPVHVFTDANVNKNVLVNYTDNLTSTSRYVRFMYTTKVSENICIDDISITQATPGPAAWISIKNGTTTIPTGSQLIVGNAPATTLKVINSGTDSTLYLTSSNFTGTDASMFGLTGFPSSVPAHDSVTFTLDFTPTGADGSKTAILTIGNSDPNKNPFVINLYGVKGSFATEPTAKAINVHFTYQKTFQHNVVFDDPSAKPEHYIVLRSIDTPVADEPVDGTTYKKGAYIGTSQVVMVCDSGISFRPLFVVPGTIYYYKIFSFNGPTGYENYLTTNAAADSVITADNMIGTYYATINPASPTFKADLHNLINPHTTLYYSDYATYLIRNYESRDTVVANTSQKVVTCIYSGYPTVYTDPFSWSSMNREHTFCQSWMPTVGYSNFQNMPEYSDYHNLFPASTTANSHRSDIPLGVVVQNPPDWTYGGCKVGNDTAGNKVFEPRDEQKGDAARAMMYMLVCYNGVGGELWKLPDYISGFMPYGQDEAVLKAWNISDPVDNWEMGRNDYIQSVQDNRNPFVDSVQWVNAFNFSDMGQGIVRNSLSDFSVVVFPSPSDGDFTVLYDCRNSGQIQINITSMDGQLVFTTTQACTKGTNTISLSTALPSGLYMMRLAGDGGVTTKKVLINK; this is encoded by the coding sequence GCTGGACAACAAATTTAACCGACTACTACAACAGCGGCAGCGCAGGCTTTTTCCATAATACGGCTCCTGCCTGTAAATTCAATTCTCAGGGCAAGTTTGTGATGATTAATTTCACCGATTTACCCGGAACCGTTTCTTACTGGATAAGGGGCACATCAGGCTTTGCAGGAGGAACATTTACAGTTGAAGAATCTGTTGACGGCAGCACATGGACTCCGGTTCACGTATTCACGGATGCCAATGTCAACAAAAACGTACTGGTAAACTATACGGATAACCTGACATCCACATCACGTTATGTAAGATTTATGTACACAACCAAGGTATCAGAAAATATCTGTATTGACGATATCAGCATTACTCAGGCAACACCCGGTCCTGCTGCATGGATATCAATTAAAAACGGCACAACCACCATTCCTACGGGTTCGCAGCTTATTGTTGGAAATGCCCCGGCCACAACACTTAAAGTAATTAATTCGGGGACTGATTCAACACTGTATCTTACAAGCAGCAATTTTACCGGAACCGACGCTTCAATGTTTGGTTTGACAGGGTTTCCGTCGAGTGTGCCGGCTCATGATTCGGTAACATTTACCCTCGACTTCACTCCTACCGGAGCTGATGGCAGCAAAACAGCCATACTCACTATCGGCAACAGCGACCCGAATAAAAACCCCTTCGTCATTAATCTCTATGGTGTTAAAGGCAGCTTTGCAACAGAGCCTACCGCCAAAGCCATTAATGTTCATTTCACCTATCAAAAAACTTTTCAGCACAATGTAGTCTTTGATGATCCTTCGGCAAAGCCTGAGCATTACATAGTACTTCGCAGTATAGACACACCTGTTGCCGATGAGCCTGTTGATGGCACAACTTATAAAAAAGGAGCATACATTGGAACTTCACAGGTTGTCATGGTTTGCGACAGCGGAATTTCTTTCAGACCCTTATTCGTTGTTCCCGGAACCATTTACTATTATAAGATATTCTCATTTAACGGACCCACGGGATATGAAAATTATCTTACAACCAACGCAGCCGCTGACAGTGTAATTACTGCCGACAATATGATAGGCACCTATTATGCCACCATCAACCCTGCCAGCCCGACCTTCAAAGCCGATCTTCACAATTTGATTAATCCGCATACAACCTTATACTATAGTGATTATGCCACCTACCTGATTCGCAACTACGAATCGCGCGATACGGTTGTTGCCAACACATCACAGAAAGTTGTAACCTGCATTTATTCAGGATATCCGACGGTTTACACCGATCCTTTCTCATGGTCAAGCATGAACCGCGAGCACACATTCTGTCAGTCATGGATGCCGACCGTTGGGTACTCAAACTTCCAGAACATGCCTGAATACAGCGATTATCACAATCTGTTTCCTGCAAGCACAACGGCCAACAGCCACCGTTCAGATATTCCTTTGGGCGTTGTTGTTCAGAATCCTCCCGACTGGACATACGGTGGTTGCAAAGTAGGTAATGATACAGCCGGCAACAAAGTTTTTGAACCCCGCGACGAACAAAAAGGTGATGCAGCACGTGCCATGATGTACATGCTGGTGTGCTATAACGGCGTTGGTGGCGAATTGTGGAAACTGCCCGATTATATCAGCGGATTCATGCCTTACGGACAGGATGAAGCCGTGCTGAAAGCATGGAACATCAGCGATCCTGTTGACAACTGGGAAATGGGACGCAATGATTACATCCAGAGCGTTCAGGATAATCGCAATCCTTTTGTTGACAGTGTGCAGTGGGTAAATGCTTTTAACTTCTCAGATATGGGACAGGGCATTGTTCGCAACAGCCTGAGCGATTTCTCGGTGGTTGTTTTCCCAAGCCCGTCTGACGGTGATTTCACAGTTCTTTATGACTGCCGGAATTCAGGACAGATTCAAATAAACATTACTTCGATGGACGGACAGCTTGTATTTACAACGACACAAGCCTGCACCAAAGGAACAAATACCATTTCGTTGAGCACAGCGCTGCCTTCGGGCCTTTATATGATGCGACTTGCCGGCGACGGTGGTGTTACTACCAAAAAAGTGCTGATTAATAAATAA
- a CDS encoding polyprenol monophosphomannose synthase: MTDSVVIIPTYNEKENVEKMIRKVFSLTQEFDILVVEDNSPDGTAAIIKSLMSEFPNRLHIEERKGKLGLGTAYIHGFKWALARNYQYIFEMDCDFSHNPEDLSKLYHACAINGADLAIGSRYIRGVNVVNWPMGRVLMSYYASAYVRMITGMKIRDTTAGFKCYTRRVLETIDMGKIRFMGYAFQIEMKFTAWKHGFNIIEVPIIFTDRTEGQSKMSRGIFKEAIFGVMSMKIKSWFRTYKKFERPAETIS; encoded by the coding sequence GTGACCGACAGCGTAGTCATCATCCCCACATACAACGAAAAAGAAAACGTTGAGAAAATGATCAGGAAAGTATTTTCACTGACTCAGGAATTTGATATCCTGGTAGTTGAAGATAATTCGCCTGATGGAACAGCAGCTATTATAAAAAGCCTGATGTCTGAATTTCCGAATCGTTTGCACATTGAAGAACGAAAAGGAAAACTCGGTCTGGGCACAGCCTATATTCACGGTTTCAAATGGGCACTTGCAAGAAATTACCAGTACATTTTTGAAATGGATTGCGATTTCTCCCATAATCCGGAAGATCTTTCAAAACTTTATCACGCCTGCGCCATCAACGGTGCAGACCTTGCTATCGGTTCAAGATACATACGCGGTGTGAACGTTGTGAACTGGCCGATGGGTCGCGTGCTGATGTCGTACTACGCATCGGCTTATGTGCGTATGATAACAGGCATGAAAATCCGCGATACAACTGCAGGATTTAAATGTTATACACGCCGTGTTCTCGAAACTATTGACATGGGTAAAATCCGTTTTATGGGTTATGCCTTTCAGATAGAGATGAAGTTTACTGCATGGAAGCACGGATTTAATATTATTGAAGTCCCTATTATTTTTACCGACCGCACCGAAGGTCAGTCGAAAATGAGCCGTGGAATTTTTAAAGAAGCCATTTTTGGTGTGATGAGCATGAAAATAAAAAGCTGGTTTCGCACCTATAAAAAATTCGAGCGACCTGCTGAAACAATAAGCTAA
- a CDS encoding dihydroorotase, with protein sequence MPQKFCITDATIVNEGIIRKGSVFIDNGVIQSITEKEISPGYIFENDYTHIDAEGLFLIPGVIDSHVHFREPGLTHKEDIRSGSRAAVAGGITSFMEMPNTLPQTITNALLNEKHEIASRDSMANYSFYLGATNDNIEEIKKADFSKVCGIKVFMGASTGNMLVDNETALQKIFQLPVLIAVHCEDETIITKNLAAFKERFKEHIPFTAHPLIRSREACVQSTLKAISLALKHNSRLHVLHLSTAEEAALFANGNASTKNITSEACVHHLWFSDEDYEKLGAKIKVNPAVKSTDDREALLQALNDGTIDVVSTDHAPHTLEEKSNNYMECPSGGPMMQHALPLMLELVRKNKITIETLVQRMCHAQADCFRIEKRGYIRKGYYADLVLFDPDLPWQAGKTNMLNKCGWSALDGQIFHNFITHTFVNGRLAYNDGRFDESVKGMPLVFE encoded by the coding sequence ATGCCCCAGAAATTCTGCATTACCGATGCAACGATAGTGAACGAAGGCATTATCCGTAAGGGCAGTGTATTCATTGACAATGGCGTCATCCAGAGCATTACTGAAAAAGAAATTTCACCGGGTTATATTTTTGAAAACGATTATACGCACATTGATGCGGAAGGGCTTTTCCTCATTCCGGGTGTTATTGACAGCCATGTACATTTCAGAGAACCAGGACTTACGCATAAAGAAGATATCCGAAGCGGAAGCAGAGCAGCAGTAGCCGGCGGCATCACAAGTTTTATGGAAATGCCAAACACCCTTCCCCAGACGATTACGAATGCACTGCTGAATGAAAAGCATGAAATTGCCTCGCGCGATTCGATGGCCAATTATTCGTTTTATCTGGGCGCTACCAATGACAATATTGAGGAAATAAAAAAAGCTGACTTTTCAAAAGTGTGCGGTATCAAGGTTTTCATGGGTGCATCTACTGGAAATATGCTCGTTGATAATGAAACAGCGTTACAAAAAATATTCCAGTTGCCTGTATTGATTGCTGTTCACTGCGAAGATGAAACCATCATTACAAAAAACCTCGCTGCGTTTAAAGAACGTTTTAAGGAGCACATTCCATTTACCGCTCATCCGCTGATACGCAGCCGGGAAGCCTGTGTTCAGTCAACACTGAAAGCTATTTCACTTGCATTAAAACACAACAGCAGGCTGCATGTGCTGCATCTGTCCACTGCCGAAGAAGCCGCGCTGTTTGCCAACGGCAATGCATCAACAAAAAATATTACATCAGAAGCCTGTGTACATCACCTCTGGTTTAGTGATGAAGATTATGAAAAGCTTGGCGCGAAAATAAAAGTGAACCCCGCTGTAAAAAGTACCGACGACCGCGAAGCACTGCTGCAGGCCTTAAATGATGGCACAATCGATGTTGTCAGTACCGACCACGCGCCACACACATTAGAAGAAAAATCGAACAATTATATGGAATGCCCGTCGGGCGGACCCATGATGCAACATGCCCTGCCCCTGATGCTGGAGCTTGTACGCAAAAATAAAATTACGATTGAAACACTGGTACAGCGCATGTGCCACGCACAGGCCGATTGCTTCAGGATAGAAAAACGCGGTTATATTCGCAAAGGCTATTATGCCGACCTTGTTCTTTTTGATCCTGACTTACCGTGGCAGGCAGGAAAGACCAACATGCTGAACAAATGCGGTTGGTCGGCGCTTGACGGGCAGATTTTTCACAATTTTATTACACACACCTTCGTGAACGGCCGCCTTGCCTACAACGACGGGCGATTTGATGAAAGCGTGAAGGGAATGCCGTTGGTGTTTGAATAA